One window from the genome of Anaerococcus sp. Marseille-Q7828 encodes:
- a CDS encoding PTS sugar transporter subunit IIB, with protein MAKAVLLRIDDRLLHGQVARNWMKEVGADVIVVANDLVSEDEKQQHLMDLVTPMGSKSYFFGLSEASTKIKGLEEEDALVLVETPEDALKLIEDGVEIGSVNIGNIHQTSGKEKVNESVFVDQNDIDTFKKIEANGKKLDFRTLPNDQSIDFDQLFK; from the coding sequence ATGGCAAAAGCAGTTTTATTAAGAATTGACGATAGACTATTGCACGGTCAAGTAGCCAGAAATTGGATGAAAGAAGTTGGCGCTGATGTAATAGTTGTAGCAAACGACCTCGTAAGTGAAGACGAAAAACAACAACATCTTATGGACTTGGTAACACCAATGGGATCAAAATCATATTTCTTTGGCCTAAGCGAAGCTAGTACAAAAATCAAAGGCCTTGAAGAAGAGGATGCCCTAGTTTTGGTGGAAACTCCAGAAGATGCCCTAAAATTAATTGAAGATGGAGTTGAAATCGGCTCAGTTAACATAGGAAATATTCACCAAACAAGTGGCAAAGAAAAGGTAAATGAAAGTGTATTCGTAGATCAAAATGATATTGATACATTTAAGAAAATCGAAGCTAATGGTAAAAAACTAGACTTTAGAACTCTACCAAATGATCAATCTATCGATTTTGACCAACTTTTCAAATAA
- a CDS encoding ABC transporter ATP-binding protein produces the protein MKIYNKLFSYIPDKKINGILSVVFTALGCFVQFYAYYLIWQILESVFTKGDYLGVKFSASYVLNLFIVQAILYIVGTWMSHLAAFSLETRLREKGIKNLINASNTFFDTHQSGEVRKIIDNNVEQTHMSVAHLIPDHTAAIITPILLLILVFNIDLYLGIFFVIIVLISMFLLYKMSGEKEFTIAYMKKSDELNGQAVEYVRGLPVVKIFNAPLIGFKKLYRTINDYRDMVYAYSMSCRLPFVSFQWVLNIFIITPIFIAIYMVVRNGADPYLWSAKLLFFTLFMGLFFSDLMKIMYVGMYNVEATTAVDNLENLFDEMNANKITYGNDDFIDNYSIEFKNVSFSYEKKTKIIDNLSFKLDENKVYALVGPSGGGKSTIAKLISALYPIDSGEILLGDKKIYSYKKETLMDNIGMVYQNPKLFQGISIFENVKLAKKDASDKEVYEALRLSKCDQFIDKFEDGYDSIIGASGVNLSGGEIQRVSIARIFLKDPKIIVLDEASAAADPENEYELQQAFKSLMEGKTVIMIAHRLSSIRGVDEILVVEDGNIIERGSHDYLMENGARYKQFVDLYDEANQWRIS, from the coding sequence TTGAAAATATATAATAAATTATTTTCTTATATTCCAGATAAAAAAATTAATGGTATATTATCAGTTGTTTTTACAGCCTTAGGATGTTTTGTCCAATTTTATGCTTACTATTTAATTTGGCAAATACTTGAAAGTGTTTTTACAAAAGGAGATTATTTAGGTGTAAAATTTAGTGCATCTTATGTATTAAATTTATTTATAGTACAAGCTATATTATACATAGTAGGGACTTGGATGAGCCATTTAGCGGCTTTTAGCTTGGAAACGAGGCTTAGGGAAAAAGGAATTAAGAATTTAATAAATGCTTCGAATACATTTTTTGATACTCATCAGTCAGGAGAAGTTAGAAAAATTATAGATAACAATGTTGAGCAAACTCATATGAGTGTCGCTCACTTAATACCTGACCATACAGCAGCAATTATTACACCGATACTATTGCTGATCTTGGTTTTTAATATAGATCTTTATCTGGGCATATTTTTCGTAATAATTGTTTTAATATCTATGTTTTTACTTTATAAAATGTCTGGTGAAAAAGAATTTACCATAGCTTATATGAAAAAATCTGATGAACTTAATGGCCAGGCTGTTGAATATGTCAGAGGATTGCCGGTTGTAAAGATTTTTAATGCTCCACTCATAGGTTTTAAAAAGTTATATAGGACTATTAACGACTATAGAGATATGGTTTACGCTTATTCTATGTCTTGTAGGTTGCCCTTTGTAAGTTTTCAATGGGTATTAAATATTTTTATAATTACGCCTATATTTATTGCTATTTACATGGTAGTGAGAAATGGCGCTGATCCTTATCTTTGGTCTGCTAAGCTTCTATTTTTTACCTTGTTTATGGGTTTATTTTTCTCAGATTTGATGAAGATTATGTATGTCGGCATGTACAACGTAGAGGCAACTACAGCAGTAGACAATCTCGAAAATCTATTTGATGAGATGAATGCCAATAAAATTACTTATGGAAATGATGATTTTATAGATAATTATTCTATAGAATTTAAAAATGTAAGTTTTTCTTATGAAAAAAAGACCAAGATAATAGATAATTTATCTTTTAAATTAGACGAAAATAAAGTTTATGCCCTAGTAGGTCCATCTGGAGGCGGTAAATCAACTATTGCAAAACTTATTTCCGCTTTATATCCTATAGATTCTGGGGAAATACTTCTAGGTGATAAAAAAATTTACTCTTATAAAAAAGAGACCTTGATGGATAATATTGGCATGGTTTACCAAAATCCAAAACTATTTCAAGGAATTTCAATTTTTGAAAATGTAAAACTTGCAAAAAAGGATGCAAGTGACAAGGAAGTTTATGAGGCTTTAAGACTTTCTAAGTGTGATCAATTCATAGATAAGTTTGAAGATGGATATGATTCTATAATTGGAGCAAGTGGGGTCAATTTATCAGGTGGAGAGATACAAAGAGTATCTATAGCAAGGATATTTCTAAAAGATCCTAAGATCATTGTTTTAGATGAAGCATCGGCTGCAGCAGATCCAGAAAATGAATATGAACTTCAACAAGCCTTCAAAAGTCTAATGGAAGGCAAAACAGTCATTATGATAGCTCACAGATTATCTTCTATTCGTGGAGTTGATGAGATTTTAGTAGTTGAAGACGGAAATATCATTGAGCGAGGAAGTCATGATTATTTGATGGAAAATGGAGCCAGGTACAAACAATTTGTAGATTTGTATGATGAAGCCAACCAATGGAGGATAAGCTAA
- a CDS encoding ABC transporter ATP-binding protein, with the protein MKDYLKNRFALTAEGAKGTSIAILYSTLKNLSFMLPIFLLMYTIQGLLGLGDFSLKATLMFYIIVAIIMALVLDKDYKTTYNETYKESANLRISLAEKLKDLPLSFYASHDLTDLSQTIMKDVETIEHCLSHSIPGFYGFIISFCIVSILLLIGNVRLALAIIIPILASILLTFLSKNRQKKATGEYYKDQRESARIFQELIDSSTEIKAYNLSESKEKEAINFVNKLEKKHVATEISQVIPVTLSQIVARFALGFAIYFGLKELIEGNINILYFSGYLFAAARLIDGVDQFVTYYGEFMYIDSPVEKIKSIELANMQEGQRSDIKSFDISCENLEFSYKDGKKVIDGISFNSYQDKVSALVGPSGCGKTTVLRLLSRLYDYDKGKISIDGKEISTVDTKDLFGHISMVFQDVILFNGSVMDNIRLGDLSASDDEVLKAARLANCDEFVNKLPMGYKTLIGENGSNLSGGERQRISIARAFLKNAEIILLDEIAASLDVENEKYIQESLNELTKNKTVVLISHRMKSIQNVDQIIVMNEGKIEALGTHEFLLDNSKTYAKMIESSRLSEEFVY; encoded by the coding sequence ATGAAAGATTATTTAAAAAATAGATTTGCTCTAACAGCTGAGGGTGCAAAGGGAACATCAATAGCTATTCTCTATTCAACCCTTAAAAACCTATCTTTTATGTTGCCTATATTTTTACTAATGTATACAATCCAGGGGCTGTTGGGTCTTGGGGACTTTTCTCTTAAAGCTACTTTAATGTTCTATATAATTGTAGCTATTATAATGGCCTTGGTACTTGATAAGGATTATAAGACAACCTATAACGAGACCTACAAAGAAAGTGCAAATTTAAGGATTAGTCTTGCTGAGAAATTAAAAGATTTGCCCCTATCATTTTATGCTAGCCACGATCTTACAGATTTATCCCAAACTATAATGAAGGATGTAGAAACTATAGAACACTGTCTAAGTCATTCCATCCCAGGATTTTATGGTTTTATAATTAGTTTTTGCATCGTTTCAATTTTGTTATTAATAGGAAATGTTAGACTAGCCTTGGCTATAATTATTCCGATTTTAGCAAGTATATTGTTGACATTTTTATCTAAAAATAGGCAAAAGAAAGCGACAGGAGAATATTACAAAGATCAAAGAGAATCTGCTAGGATTTTTCAAGAGCTTATAGACTCATCTACAGAAATCAAAGCTTATAATTTAAGCGAAAGCAAAGAAAAAGAAGCGATTAATTTTGTAAATAAGCTTGAGAAAAAACACGTTGCTACTGAAATATCTCAAGTTATACCGGTAACACTTTCACAAATAGTGGCAAGATTTGCTTTGGGTTTTGCCATATATTTTGGCTTAAAGGAACTTATTGAAGGTAATATAAATATTCTATACTTTTCCGGCTACTTATTTGCTGCGGCAAGGCTAATAGACGGAGTAGATCAATTTGTAACATACTATGGAGAATTTATGTATATAGATTCACCAGTTGAAAAAATTAAATCCATCGAATTGGCGAATATGCAAGAAGGTCAAAGAAGTGATATAAAATCTTTTGATATTTCTTGTGAAAATTTGGAGTTTTCCTATAAAGATGGCAAGAAAGTAATAGATGGTATTTCCTTTAATAGTTACCAAGATAAAGTAAGCGCCTTGGTAGGACCATCTGGTTGCGGAAAAACAACTGTACTTCGACTCTTATCAAGACTTTATGATTATGATAAAGGAAAGATATCTATAGATGGCAAAGAAATAAGCACCGTGGACACTAAGGATTTATTTGGCCACATATCCATGGTATTTCAAGATGTAATATTATTTAATGGAAGCGTTATGGATAATATAAGGCTTGGAGACTTATCCGCAAGTGATGATGAAGTTTTGAAAGCTGCAAGACTTGCCAATTGCGACGAGTTTGTAAACAAACTTCCAATGGGATATAAAACTCTTATTGGAGAAAATGGCTCAAACTTATCTGGAGGAGAGAGACAGAGGATTTCAATAGCTAGGGCATTTTTAAAAAATGCAGAAATAATTTTGTTAGACGAAATAGCAGCTTCTTTAGATGTAGAAAACGAAAAGTATATCCAAGAGTCTTTAAATGAACTAACAAAAAATAAGACAGTAGTGCTCATATCTCACAGAATGAAGTCAATTCAAAATGTAGATCAAATTATAGTTATGAATGAGGGGAAAATCGAAGCTTTAGGAACTCATGAATTTCTTTTGGACAATAGTAAAACTTACGCAAAAATGATAGAAAGCTCAAGGCTTTCTGAGGAGTTTGTATACTGA
- a CDS encoding MptD family putative ECF transporter S component, which translates to MNKFNVRDLVNAGVFSLLVVMAVWLAGMIGFIPVLMPLVPFACCLVSGPVFMLYSTKIDKFGMILIMGIIFGLVFSLSGHGALTLPLIVIIALVSEFIMKKGNYKSIKYARLTYMFFSLFSATNLLPLYIARDSYKENLISQGYKADFVEKLMSVMPTWSFVPIVALGVLGAYLGCTLGIKILKKHFIKAGMA; encoded by the coding sequence GTGAATAAATTTAATGTACGAGATTTAGTAAATGCAGGAGTATTTTCTCTTTTGGTCGTTATGGCAGTATGGCTTGCTGGCATGATAGGTTTTATACCTGTCCTCATGCCTCTCGTCCCTTTTGCCTGTTGCTTGGTATCAGGGCCTGTTTTTATGCTATATTCAACAAAAATAGACAAATTCGGCATGATTTTGATAATGGGCATTATTTTTGGCTTAGTATTTTCTTTAAGTGGTCATGGAGCACTTACTCTTCCACTGATTGTTATCATTGCATTAGTTTCAGAATTTATAATGAAAAAAGGTAATTACAAAAGCATAAAATATGCAAGATTAACTTATATGTTTTTTTCATTATTTTCTGCTACTAACCTATTACCTTTATATATAGCTAGAGATTCATATAAAGAGAATTTGATAAGCCAAGGTTATAAAGCAGACTTTGTGGAAAAGTTAATGTCAGTAATGCCTACTTGGTCATTTGTTCCAATCGTGGCTCTTGGTGTATTAGGTGCTTATTTAGGTTGTACGCTAGGAATAAAAATACTTAAAAAACACTTTATAAAAGCAGGAATGGCATAG
- a CDS encoding energy-coupling factor transporter transmembrane component T, which translates to MKLDFRTKLLLTIVVGVVVIEGSLVHNYYYLGMFLCFLPYIFALVDKRWSMLIKGVVVNTLAIVGNKYLLILPQNIWTMILNLYCGITMSILPGFMMGYYTISTTTMSDLVYALKKIKFPDYIIIPISVMFRFFYSIKEDYKKINEAIYMHGLTAKNFFKDPARILEYKFVPLLMITSQTADNVSISAMTRGMKVGCERSSISNTRLKFFDYVFLVFSLLLIILFIRGKIC; encoded by the coding sequence ATGAAGCTTGATTTTAGAACAAAACTACTACTAACTATAGTAGTAGGAGTTGTTGTAATTGAAGGGAGCTTAGTACATAACTATTATTATTTAGGAATGTTCTTGTGCTTCTTACCTTATATTTTTGCCTTGGTAGATAAAAGATGGTCAATGCTTATAAAGGGAGTAGTAGTAAATACTCTCGCCATTGTAGGAAATAAATACTTATTAATACTTCCTCAAAATATATGGACTATGATATTAAACTTGTATTGTGGAATTACTATGAGTATATTACCAGGCTTTATGATGGGTTATTATACAATTAGCACTACTACTATGAGTGATCTAGTTTATGCTCTAAAAAAAATAAAGTTTCCTGATTATATAATAATACCAATTTCAGTTATGTTTAGATTTTTTTATTCCATAAAAGAGGACTATAAAAAAATAAATGAGGCTATCTACATGCACGGATTGACGGCTAAAAATTTCTTTAAAGATCCAGCTAGGATTTTGGAATATAAATTTGTTCCCTTGCTAATGATAACCTCACAAACAGCTGATAATGTATCAATATCTGCAATGACAAGAGGGATGAAAGTAGGATGTGAACGTTCTAGCATTTCAAATACTAGACTTAAATTTTTTGATTATGTCTTTTTAGTATTTTCCTTGCTTTTAATAATTTTATTTATAAGGGGAAAGATATGCTAG
- a CDS encoding ABC transporter ATP-binding protein encodes MLEFKDFGLDYEDVDKKSYKILEKVNINFERGSVSVITGESGSGKSSIIKAINGIIPEIDKAKLSGRIEIDGKNLLDMTIADRSSFISTVFQNPKNQFYAVNSLDEIAFALENRNIKRDEIFHIIDKYSKLLATEKLLDKDLLKLSGGEKQLVAITSVAVLDNDIYVFDEPSASLDKKAIEKLARIIKSLKDMGKIIIIAEHRLYYLKNIIDKLCIIKDNKLIEYGKNKINNDLIKTYNLRRLDEIGINEIKNGKWFKKTLDDKSYDNNHELRCLDFYCKYKNSKEALFNFSISFDPGIYFIIGENGIGKTSFIRNLCKLNKGQKSLVYYKGKKIKSSGDFISLVMQDVNYQLFTESVYKEISIVTDDEKIKEESLTKLGLIDKKNMHPQSLSGGQKQRLALALAYASPKKIVILDEPTSGLCMKNMKKTIEIIREMKNMGKIVIIVTHDYEFIKMVDENVVEFVNGS; translated from the coding sequence ATGCTAGAATTTAAAGATTTTGGATTAGACTATGAAGATGTTGACAAAAAAAGTTATAAGATATTAGAAAAGGTCAATATAAATTTTGAAAGAGGATCTGTAAGTGTAATAACTGGGGAATCCGGATCTGGTAAGTCATCTATTATCAAAGCAATAAATGGAATAATTCCAGAGATTGATAAGGCAAAATTGAGTGGGAGAATTGAAATAGATGGAAAAAATCTATTGGATATGACTATAGCAGATAGAAGTAGCTTTATATCTACGGTATTTCAAAATCCTAAAAATCAATTTTATGCGGTAAATTCTCTTGATGAGATAGCCTTTGCCTTGGAAAATAGAAATATAAAAAGAGATGAAATATTTCATATTATTGATAAGTATAGCAAGTTATTAGCAACAGAAAAACTTCTTGATAAGGATTTATTAAAATTATCAGGTGGCGAGAAACAATTAGTGGCAATTACTTCTGTAGCTGTTTTAGATAACGATATATATGTATTTGATGAACCATCAGCCTCTCTTGACAAAAAAGCAATTGAAAAGCTAGCAAGGATTATTAAAAGTTTAAAAGATATGGGCAAGATTATAATTATCGCTGAGCATAGACTTTATTATTTGAAAAATATAATAGATAAGCTTTGTATAATTAAAGATAATAAGCTCATAGAATATGGTAAAAATAAAATAAACAATGATTTGATAAAGACTTATAATCTAAGAAGATTAGATGAAATAGGAATAAATGAAATAAAAAATGGAAAATGGTTTAAGAAGACTTTGGATGATAAGTCATATGATAATAATCATGAATTAAGATGCCTTGATTTTTATTGCAAATATAAAAATAGCAAGGAAGCTTTGTTCAACTTTAGTATTTCTTTTGATCCAGGAATTTATTTTATAATAGGTGAAAATGGCATAGGGAAAACATCCTTTATTAGAAATTTGTGCAAGTTAAATAAAGGGCAAAAGTCCTTGGTTTACTATAAAGGTAAGAAAATCAAGTCGAGTGGGGATTTTATATCCCTTGTGATGCAAGATGTAAACTATCAACTTTTCACAGAAAGCGTTTATAAAGAAATTTCAATAGTTACAGATGATGAGAAAATAAAAGAAGAAAGTTTAACAAAACTTGGCTTAATAGATAAGAAAAATATGCACCCTCAAAGCTTATCTGGTGGACAAAAACAAAGGCTTGCCTTAGCTTTAGCTTACGCCAGTCCAAAAAAGATTGTTATCTTAGATGAACCCACATCTGGTCTTTGTATGAAAAATATGAAAAAGACAATTGAAATTATTAGGGAGATGAAAAATATGGGCAAGATTGTAATAATTGTAACCCATGACTATGAATTTATAAAAATGGTTGATGAGAATGTGGTGGAGTTTGTAAATGGCAGTTAA
- a CDS encoding AraC family transcriptional regulator, whose amino-acid sequence MAVKGIESWGFKLCPTKDKEIFDYESIESPKNKMRSYLIFPGVYVVYIDFKEKYSSENSIESSNYGYRIAYSYEGNYFTYINNSKVLINRQLFVGKYIPKAKKSYTNREKTTAFNIVINPNNLDISKDYYKILQTFVNKYKNISDVGYTSSDKDLLEAANQLILYLKEENKNLIAIKTLELICLISDRKISDNRSRYYKKQGEDQIFEIESYLRKNLANDISLDFLVDKFKISKSSLNNKFISEFQYTPMRYLNIIRMMKAQELLINTNKEIGQIAEELGFAEQSNFTRNFKIYSGLCPSKYRRVYKKCINKKENVYDK is encoded by the coding sequence ATGGCAGTTAAAGGTATTGAAAGTTGGGGATTTAAGCTTTGCCCTACAAAAGATAAAGAAATTTTTGACTATGAATCCATAGAATCCCCAAAAAATAAAATGAGATCTTACTTAATCTTTCCAGGAGTTTATGTAGTATATATAGACTTTAAAGAAAAATATAGTTCGGAAAATTCAATTGAAAGCAGCAACTATGGTTATAGGATTGCCTACTCTTATGAAGGCAATTATTTTACTTATATCAATAATAGCAAGGTATTAATTAATAGACAACTTTTTGTAGGTAAGTATATACCTAAAGCTAAAAAATCTTATACGAACAGAGAAAAAACAACTGCCTTTAACATAGTTATTAATCCTAACAATCTCGATATTAGTAAGGATTATTATAAAATTTTACAAACATTTGTTAATAAATATAAAAACATAAGTGATGTAGGCTACACCTCATCGGATAAAGATTTATTAGAGGCTGCAAACCAGCTTATTTTATACCTTAAAGAAGAAAATAAAAATTTAATTGCTATAAAAACTTTAGAATTAATCTGTTTAATATCAGACAGGAAGATTAGCGATAATAGAAGTAGATACTATAAAAAACAAGGTGAAGATCAAATATTTGAGATTGAAAGTTATCTTAGAAAAAATTTGGCTAATGATATTAGTTTGGATTTTTTAGTAGATAAGTTTAAAATATCAAAATCTAGCCTAAATAATAAATTTATTAGTGAATTTCAATATACTCCTATGAGGTATCTAAATATAATTAGGATGATGAAAGCTCAAGAATTGCTTATAAATACAAATAAAGAAATAGGTCAGATAGCAGAAGAATTAGGATTTGCTGAACAATCAAATTTCACTAGAAATTTCAAAATTTATTCAGGCTTATGTCCTAGCAAATATAGAAGAGTTTACAAAAAATGTATTAATAAAAAGGAGAACGTATATGACAAATAA
- the thrS gene encoding threonine--tRNA ligase yields the protein MIKITLPDDSVREYENGVKVGEVTKDISEGLYRAALGAVVNGKVMGYAEPITEDSDFRVVKFEDKEGKEIFWHTTSHVMAAAIKKLWPDTKFAIGPAIGDGFYYDMDVDHRFVPEDFEKIEKEMLAIAKSDQKLERVEISRDEALKMFEEEGQDYKVELINDLPADEMITLYKMGDVFTDLCAGPHLESTKKIKAVKLKTIAGAYWRGDSDRQMLQRIYGISFEKASQLSEWEELQKEIERRDHRKIGKEMDLFAFHEEGPGFPFFHPNGMILMNELLDWWRGVLEERGYGEIKTPLIMNEELWHRSGHWDHYKENMYFTKIDEEDYAIKPMNCPGSVLTYASNQHSYRDLPIRLAEFGQVHRHELSGTLHGLFRVRTFTQDDAHVYCLPSQIKEEVYKMIDLADLLYSTFGFKYTLELSTRPDDFMGDIKDWDFAEEQLKAALEERGMEYELNPGDGAFYGPKIDFHLEDAAKRTWQCGTIQLDFQLPQNFDLTYVDENGEKKRPVMLHRALLGSVERFIGVLTEHFAGRFPLWLNPEQVVIIPVSDKFLDTAHKLQDKISDGGFRVKVDERSEGVGYKIRQAQLMRANYMLVVGEKEESSKLLTVRNRDGEETPEVSLEEFIEKISEESKTKSVKSAF from the coding sequence ATGATTAAAATTACATTGCCAGATGATTCTGTAAGAGAATATGAAAATGGCGTAAAAGTTGGAGAAGTTACAAAAGACATTTCTGAAGGCCTATACAGGGCTGCCCTTGGGGCTGTTGTAAACGGCAAAGTCATGGGCTATGCTGAACCAATCACAGAAGATAGTGACTTTAGAGTAGTAAAATTTGAGGATAAGGAAGGCAAGGAAATATTCTGGCATACAACAAGCCATGTTATGGCTGCTGCTATCAAGAAACTTTGGCCAGATACTAAATTTGCCATAGGACCTGCTATAGGAGATGGCTTCTACTACGACATGGACGTAGACCACAGATTTGTTCCAGAAGATTTCGAAAAAATCGAAAAAGAAATGCTTGCTATAGCAAAATCTGACCAAAAACTTGAAAGAGTAGAAATTTCAAGAGATGAAGCTCTAAAGATGTTTGAAGAAGAAGGTCAAGACTACAAAGTAGAGCTAATAAATGACCTTCCAGCAGATGAAATGATTACCCTATATAAGATGGGTGATGTATTTACAGACCTTTGTGCAGGTCCACACCTTGAATCAACAAAGAAAATCAAGGCAGTTAAGCTAAAAACAATAGCTGGTGCATATTGGAGAGGGGATTCTGACCGCCAAATGCTACAAAGAATCTACGGTATTTCTTTTGAAAAGGCTAGCCAACTAAGTGAATGGGAAGAATTACAAAAAGAAATTGAACGCCGTGACCACAGAAAGATAGGAAAAGAAATGGACCTATTTGCCTTCCACGAAGAAGGACCAGGATTCCCATTCTTCCATCCAAATGGAATGATTCTAATGAACGAACTACTAGACTGGTGGAGAGGTGTTCTTGAAGAACGTGGATATGGAGAAATCAAAACTCCACTTATAATGAATGAAGAATTATGGCATAGATCAGGTCACTGGGACCACTACAAAGAAAATATGTACTTCACAAAAATTGACGAAGAAGACTATGCTATAAAACCAATGAACTGCCCAGGATCAGTTTTGACCTACGCATCTAACCAACATTCATATAGGGACCTACCAATCAGACTTGCAGAATTTGGCCAAGTTCACAGACACGAACTATCAGGAACCCTACATGGACTATTCAGGGTAAGAACATTTACCCAAGATGATGCCCACGTATATTGTTTGCCAAGCCAAATCAAAGAAGAAGTTTACAAGATGATTGACCTTGCAGACCTTCTATACTCAACATTTGGTTTCAAATACACACTAGAGTTATCAACAAGACCAGATGATTTTATGGGAGATATCAAAGATTGGGACTTTGCCGAAGAACAACTAAAGGCAGCCCTTGAAGAACGTGGTATGGAATACGAACTAAACCCAGGAGATGGTGCATTCTACGGACCAAAGATTGACTTCCACCTAGAAGATGCAGCAAAAAGAACCTGGCAATGCGGAACTATCCAACTAGACTTCCAATTACCACAAAACTTTGATTTAACATATGTAGATGAAAATGGTGAGAAGAAAAGACCAGTAATGCTTCACAGAGCTCTCCTTGGATCTGTAGAAAGATTTATAGGAGTACTAACAGAACACTTTGCAGGAAGATTCCCACTATGGCTAAACCCAGAGCAAGTAGTAATCATCCCAGTATCTGACAAATTCCTAGATACAGCTCACAAACTACAAGATAAAATCAGTGATGGTGGATTTAGAGTAAAGGTAGATGAAAGAAGCGAGGGAGTAGGTTACAAGATCCGTCAAGCACAATTAATGCGTGCAAACTATATGTTAGTAGTAGGAGAAAAGGAAGAAAGCTCAAAGCTACTAACAGTAAGAAATAGAGATGGTGAGGAAACACCAGAAGTAAGCTTAGAAGAATTTATCGAGAAAATATCAGAAGAAAGCAAAACAAAATCAGTAAAATCAGCATTCTAA